A genomic window from Phoenix dactylifera cultivar Barhee BC4 chromosome 7, palm_55x_up_171113_PBpolish2nd_filt_p, whole genome shotgun sequence includes:
- the LOC103702286 gene encoding 11 kDa late embryogenesis abundant protein, with product MQAGKNAAASVKETASNIAASAKSGMEKTKATLEEKVEKMTAQHPAEKEMAEQKKQDKIREAEIAKREVKEQNAAAREQARAGYTGGPTATAYPSAAAAGHHTTGAPGQVAGDPTGGHVISGAVKSHPVGTDAGTARPAIARNPYTGTASPAGHGTGGGYN from the exons ATGCAAGCCGGGAAAAACGCCGCGGCGTCCGTCAAGGAGACGGCCTCCAACATCGCCGCCTCGGCCAAGTCCGGCATGGAGAAGACTAAGGCCACCCTCGAGGAGAAG GTGGAGAAGATGACGGCACAGCACCCGGCGGAGAAGGAGATGGCAGAGCAGAAGAAGCAGGACAAGATCCGAGAGGCGGAGATCGCCAAGCGGGAGGTCAAGGAGCAGAATGCCGCCGCCAGGGAGCAGGCCCGCGCTGGCTACACCGGCGGCCCCACCGCCACTGCCTACCCctccgcggccgccgccggccatcACACCACGGGGGCGCCCGGCCAGGTCGCTGGTGACCCTACCGGGGGTCACGTGATAAGCGGAGCAGTGAAGTCCCACCCCGTCGGCACGGACGCTGGAACTGCCAGGCCTGCGATTGCCCGCAACCCCTACACTGGCACCGCTAGCCCGGCCGGTCACGGGACCGGCGGTGGCTACAACTAG
- the LOC103702284 gene encoding probable plastid-lipid-associated protein 13, chloroplastic isoform X2, with product MAASLVVLRPISPSHALSFPSAPSPENRHTAGFGRRRCGGGFGRWRAMVQQQTFPGTSASYAKEMERLSCKESLLLAFKDAGGFQSLVGGKITEMQRIDVHERIVGLERLNPTPRPTTSPFLEGRWNFEWFGAGSPVWFAARFLFESPATLAYLTGLDMLIKDGYSKVTANLKFLNSIESKFLLTTKLTVEGPTRLKEEYVEGHLETPTVREEAIPAQLRGAFGQAAGAQQQLPAPIRDTFANGLKLPLSGTFQRLFMISYLDEEILIIRDSAGAPDVLTRLDGPPAPLPTDPVISEYES from the exons ATGGCTGCCTCTCTCGTGGTCCTCCGGCCGATCTCTCCTTCCCATGCCCTTTCATTTCCTTCTGCTCCGTCGCCGGAGAACCGCCACACCGCCGGATTCGGCCGGCGGCGATGCGGCGGTGGCTTCGGAAGGTGGAGGGCGATGGTTCAGCAGCAGACGTTCCCGGGTACCTCCGCGAGCTACGCCAAGGAGATGGAGCGGCTGTCGTGCAAAGAATCGCTTCTCCTCGCC TTCAAGGATGCCGGGGGCTTCCAATCTTTGGTTGGTGGGAAGATAACGGAAATGCAGCGGATTGATGTTCACGAGAGAATTGTTGGTCTTGAACGGCTCAATCCCACTCCTCGTCCCACAAC ATCACCCTTTCTCGAAGGTCGATGGAATTTTGAGTGGTTTGGTGCTGGTAGCCCAGTATGGTTCGCTGCAAGATTTCTGTTTGA ATCACCTGCGACTTTAGCATATTTAACGGGATTGGATATGCTGATCAAGGATGGATATTCAAAAGTGACAGCAAATCTTAAATTTTTAAACTCG ATAGAAAGCAAGTTCCTCTTGACCACCAAATTGACTGTTGAGGGCCCTACTCGATTGAAAGAAGAATATGTTGAAGGGCATCTTGAAACACCCACAGTTAGAGAAGAGGCTATACCTGCACAACTAAGAGGTGCATTTGGACAAGCAGCTGGTGCTCAGCAGCAACTTCCAGCACCAATAAGGGACACCTTTGCCAATGGATTGAAACTTCCACTTA GTGGAACTTTTCAGAGGCTGTTCATGATTTCATACTTAGATGAAGAGATATTG ATCATAAGGGATTCTGCTGGAGCTCCAGATGTTCTTACAAGGCTGGATGGGCCTCCAGCACCATTGCCCACAGACCCCGTGATCTCCGAGTATGAAAGCTAA
- the LOC103702284 gene encoding probable plastid-lipid-associated protein 13, chloroplastic isoform X1, translating into MAASLVVLRPISPSHALSFPSAPSPENRHTAGFGRRRCGGGFGRWRAMVQQQTFPGTSASYAKEMERLSCKESLLLAFKDAGGFQSLVGGKITEMQRIDVHERIVGLERLNPTPRPTTSPFLEGRWNFEWFGAGSPVWFAARFLFERSPATLAYLTGLDMLIKDGYSKVTANLKFLNSIESKFLLTTKLTVEGPTRLKEEYVEGHLETPTVREEAIPAQLRGAFGQAAGAQQQLPAPIRDTFANGLKLPLSGTFQRLFMISYLDEEILIIRDSAGAPDVLTRLDGPPAPLPTDPVISEYES; encoded by the exons ATGGCTGCCTCTCTCGTGGTCCTCCGGCCGATCTCTCCTTCCCATGCCCTTTCATTTCCTTCTGCTCCGTCGCCGGAGAACCGCCACACCGCCGGATTCGGCCGGCGGCGATGCGGCGGTGGCTTCGGAAGGTGGAGGGCGATGGTTCAGCAGCAGACGTTCCCGGGTACCTCCGCGAGCTACGCCAAGGAGATGGAGCGGCTGTCGTGCAAAGAATCGCTTCTCCTCGCC TTCAAGGATGCCGGGGGCTTCCAATCTTTGGTTGGTGGGAAGATAACGGAAATGCAGCGGATTGATGTTCACGAGAGAATTGTTGGTCTTGAACGGCTCAATCCCACTCCTCGTCCCACAAC ATCACCCTTTCTCGAAGGTCGATGGAATTTTGAGTGGTTTGGTGCTGGTAGCCCAGTATGGTTCGCTGCAAGATTTCTGTTTGA GAGATCACCTGCGACTTTAGCATATTTAACGGGATTGGATATGCTGATCAAGGATGGATATTCAAAAGTGACAGCAAATCTTAAATTTTTAAACTCG ATAGAAAGCAAGTTCCTCTTGACCACCAAATTGACTGTTGAGGGCCCTACTCGATTGAAAGAAGAATATGTTGAAGGGCATCTTGAAACACCCACAGTTAGAGAAGAGGCTATACCTGCACAACTAAGAGGTGCATTTGGACAAGCAGCTGGTGCTCAGCAGCAACTTCCAGCACCAATAAGGGACACCTTTGCCAATGGATTGAAACTTCCACTTA GTGGAACTTTTCAGAGGCTGTTCATGATTTCATACTTAGATGAAGAGATATTG ATCATAAGGGATTCTGCTGGAGCTCCAGATGTTCTTACAAGGCTGGATGGGCCTCCAGCACCATTGCCCACAGACCCCGTGATCTCCGAGTATGAAAGCTAA
- the LOC103702424 gene encoding VQ motif-containing protein 25, with protein sequence MASAIRARLSQQGCCERPATLALRKDSHAISKMKPKIRIVHIFAPEIIKTDVENFRELVQRLTGKPKRRNGGKKKAAPGMVNSTETMGMRQGHRDSWRGERAEGELQEEKRELWREVSSGGFLSGFSDVDGFFHGLGDFPLLPLSSSDMGVIGEARISRKEGN encoded by the coding sequence ATGGCAAGTGCAATTAGAGCACGACTGAGCCAACAAGGTTGTTGTGAGAGGCCGGCGACGCTAGCCTTGCGCAAGGACTCGCATGCGATATCAAAGATGAAGCCAAAGATCAGAATAGTGCACATCTTCGCGCCTGAGATCATAAAGACCGACGTCGAGAACTTTCGGGAGCTCGTGCAGCGGCTCACCGGGAAGCCCAAAAGGAGAAATGGTGGTAAGAAGAAGGCAGCACCGGGCATGGTCAATTCAACCGAGACCATGGGAATGAGACAGGGCCACCGGGACTCATGGCGTGGAGAGAGAGCTGAAGGGGAGTTGcaggaagagaagagggagcTGTGGAGGGAGGTGAGCTCAGGTGGGTTCTTGAGTGGGTTCAGTGATGTGGATGGCTTCTTCCATGGTCTCGGTGATTTCCCGCTGCTTCCTTTGAGCTCTTCCGATATGGGTGTGATTGGAGAGGCACGTATCTCCCGAAAAGAAGGGAATTAG
- the LOC103702283 gene encoding citrate synthase, mitochondrial encodes MVFFRSVAVLSKLRSRLAQQSTSLASARWFQTQSAADLDLHSQLKDLIPEQQERLKKLKAENGKVQLGNITVDMVIGGMRGMTGLLWETSLLDPDEGIRFRGLSIPECQKLLPAASPGGEPLPEGLLWLLLTGKVPSKEQVDALSKELHSRSKVPDNVYKAINALPATAHPMTQFTTGVMALQVESEFQKAYDKGLSKSKFWEPTYEDSMNLIARVPVVASFIYRRIYKEGQIIPADRSLDYGANFSHMLGYDDPKMLELMRLYVTIHSDHEGGNVSAHTAHLVASALSDPYLSFAAALNGLAGPLHGLANQEVLLWIKSVVEECGENITTEQLKDYVWKTLNSGKVVPGYGHGVLRKTDPRYTCQREFALKHLPDDPLFQLVSMLYEVVPPILTQLGKVKNPWPNVDAHSGVLLNHFGLSEARYYTVLFGVSRSIGISSQLIWDRALGLPLERPKSVTMEWLENYCKKAA; translated from the exons ATGGTTTTCTTCAGAAGTGTTGCGGTGCTCTCGAAGCTCCGTTCTCGTCTT GCCCAGCAGTCTACTTCACTGGCTTCTGCGCGGTGGTTTCAAACCCAGAGCGCTGCAGATCTT GATCTTCATTCTCAGTTGAAGGATTTGATTCCGGAGCAACAG GAGCGCTTGAAGAAACTGAAAGCAGAAAATGGAAAAGTTCAACTCGGAAATATCACTGTTGATATG GTTATTGGTGGAATGAGAGGAATGACTGGTTTGCTATGGGAGACATCTTTACTTGATCCAGATGAG GGCATTCGGTTTAGGGGCCTCTCTATTCCTGAATGTCAGAAACTGCTGCCTGCTGCGAGTCCTGGGGGGGAGCCTTTGCCTGAGGGTCTTCTGTGGCTTCTTTTGACTGgcaag GTGCCAAGCAAAGAACAAGTTGATGCACTATCAAAAGAACTGCACAGTCGCTCAAAAGTTCCAG ATAATGTTTACAAGGCAATCAATGCTCTTCCGGCAACAGCTCATCCAATGACACAGTTTACCACTGGTGTTATGGCACTGCAG GTTGAAAGTGAATTTCAGAAGGCATATGATAAAGGGTTATCTAAATCAAA GTTCTGGGAGCCGACATATGAGGACTCTATGAACTTAATTGCACGAGTTCCAGTTGTGGCTTCTTTTATTTATCGAAG GATTTACAAGGAGGGACAAATCATACCCGCGGATCGTTCTCTGGATTATGGTGCAAATTTTTCTCACATGCTGGGATATGATGATCCAAAAATGCTGGAGTTGATGAGACTTTATGTAACAATTCACAG TGACCATGAGGGTGGGAATGTTAGTGCACATACTGCTCATCTG GTTGCTAGTGCTCTGTCAGATCCATACCTTTCATTTGCAGCTGCACTTAACGGTTTGGCTGGCCCACTCCATGGTTTGGCTAATCAG GAAGTGCTTTTATGGATCAAATCCGTGGTAGAAGAGTGTGGAGAAAACATTACAACTGAACAGTTGAAAGACTATGTCTGGAAGACTTTAAATAGTGGCAAG GTTGTTCCTGGATATGGGCATGGAGTTCTACGTAAAACGGATCCAAGATATACATGCCAAAGGGAATTTGCGTTGAAGCATTTACCTGATGATCCATTGTTCCAGCTG GTTTCAATGTTGTATGAAGTTGTTCCTCCGATACTTACTCAGCTAGGCAAG gtCAAGAATCCATGGCCCAATGTTGATGCTCATAGTGGAGTCTTGCTGAACCATTTTGGTTTGTCTGAAGCAAG GTATTACACTGTTCTATTTGGTGTCTCAAGAAGCATAGGGATAAGCTCCCAG CTTATATGGGATCGTGCTCTTGGATTACCGCTCGAGAGGCCAAAGAGTGTGACCATGGAATGGCTTGAAAACTACTGCAAGAAAGCTGCTTGA